A DNA window from Mastomys coucha isolate ucsf_1 unplaced genomic scaffold, UCSF_Mcou_1 pScaffold21, whole genome shotgun sequence contains the following coding sequences:
- the Ctsd gene encoding cathepsin D, whose protein sequence is MQTPGVLLLILGLLAASSSALIRIPLHKFTSVRQTMTEVGGSVEDLILKGPITKYSMQSSPATKEPVSELLKNYLDAQYYGEIGIGTPPQCFTVVFDTGSSNLWVPSIHCKILDVACWVHHKYNSGKSSTYVENGTSFDIHYGSGSLSGYLSQDTVSVPCKPGQSDNGGIKVEKQIFGEATKEPGMVFIAAKFDGILGMGYPRISVNNVLPVFDNLMQQKLVDKNIFSFYLNRDPTGQPGGELMLGGTDSKYYHGELSYLNVTRKAYWQVHMDQLDVGSELTLCKGGCEAIVDTGTSLMVGPVDEVKELQKAIGAVPLIQGQHMVPCEKVSSLPIIFLKLGGIKYELHPEKYILKVSQAGETMCLSGFMGMDIPPPSGPLWILGDVFIGSYYTVFDRDNNRVGFAKAAVL, encoded by the exons ATGCAGACCCCCGGCGTCTTGCTGCTCATTCTCGGCCTCCTGGCTGCGTCCTCCTCCGCGCTTATCAG AATTCCTCTGCACAAGTTCACATCTGTCCGTCAGACTATGACGGAGGTGGGCGGCTCTGTGGAAGACCTGATCCTTAAAGGTCCCATAACCAAGTATTCCATGCAGTCATCTCCTGCGACCAAGGAGCCAGTGTCAGAGTTACTCAAAAACTACCTGGAT GCCCAGTACTATGGTGAGATCGGCATTGGAACTCCCCCGCAGTGCTTCACGGTCGTCTTTGATACAGGCTCCTCTAACCTGTGGGTCCCCTCCATTCATTGCAAGATACTTGATGTAGCCTGCT GGGTCCACCACAAGTACAACAGTGGCAAGTCCAGCACCTATGTGGAGAACGGCACATCCTTCGACATCCACTATGGTTCAGGTAGCCTCTCTGGGTACCTAAGCCAGGACACTGTGTCG GTTCCATGTAAGCCTGGGCAGTCAGACAATGGAGGTATCAAGGTGGAGAAACAGATCTTTGGGGAAGCCACCAAGGAGCCTGGAATGGTATTCATCGCAGCCAAGTTTGATGGCATCTTGGGCATGGGCTACCCTCGTATCTCTGTTAACAATGTGCTTCCGGTCTTCGACAACCTGATGCAACAGAAGCTGGTGGACAAGAACATCTTCTCCTTCTACCTAAACAG GGATCCAACCGGGCAACCCGGAGGAGAACTAATGCTTGGTGGCACTGACTCCAAATACTACCATGGGGAGCTATCCTACCTGAACGTCACTCGAAAGGCCTACTGGCAGGTGCACATGGACCA GTTGGATGTAGGCAGTGAGCTGACCCTGTGCAAGGGAGGCTGCGAGGCTATTGTGGACACGGGGACATCTCTTATGGTGGGGCCTGTGGATGAGGTGAAGGAGCTGCAGAAGGCCATTGGGGCAGTGCCTCTTATCCAGGGCCAG CATATGGTCCCTTGTGAGAAGGTGTCTAGCCTGCCCATTATCTTCCTGAAGCTGGGAGGCATAAAGTACGAACTACACCCAGAGAAGTATATACTCAAG GtatctcaggctggagagacaaTGTGCCTGAGTGGCTTCATGGGAATGGACATACCCCCTCCCAGTGGGCCGCTCTGGATCCTGGGCGATGTCTTCATTGGTTCCTACTACACTGTGTTTGACAGAGACAACAATAGGGTCGGCTTTGCCAAGGCTGCCGTACTCTAA